GGAAAACCGCGATTTCACCATCCATTGGGAACATGCGCCGGTGCTGAAAGAGGCCTTTGGCCATCTCACGCCCCGGCAGGCGCGGTTTGTTTTCGATGGCGACCGCATCACCTGCGCCGGCGGCGTTGCCCCCCTCGACATGATGCATGCGATGATTTCGCAGAGAATGGGCGCACATTTCGCAAGGCGTGTCAGCGACTGGTACCTGCACACGGCCGTCGCCGAACCCGGCGCACCGCAGCGCGGTTCCTCTGCGGAACGTTATGGCACCAACCATCCGGCCTTGTTGACCGTGCTGGAAAAAATGGAAACGACAATTGAAAGCCCGCTCGACCGACAGACGATGGCAAAACTGGCGGGCACAAGCGCGCGCCACCTCGACCGGCTTTTCGCGACCCATCTGAAGTCGAGTTTTCTGGAGACATACCGCGCAATCCGCCTTGATCACGCCCGGCGATTGCTGGAGCAAAGCCCGCTCTCCATCGCGGAAGTGGCCTTTGCCACCGGTTTTTCCAGTGCAGGTCATTTTTCAGGGAGCTTCAAGACCCGCTTCGGCCAGACGCCGAATGCCATGCGGCAAAGATTTCCTCTGAATTAAAATAGTTTTCCTGTAAGGAAGGGAAACACGATAATGCCGGAGGACACCATGGCCAAGGATGCCAACCAGAGCGACGCTGCGCAGTTCCTGTCGCAGGACCCGCATGCCGTTCGCGAGCCGAGGGTCAACAATCTGGAAATGGCAATCGGCCACGAGGTTCGCGCCTATCGCAAGAAGCTCGGCATTACCGTCACCGATCTTGCATCGGCGACCGGCGTATCCGTGGGCATGCTCTCGAAGATCGAGAACGGCAATATCTCGCCGTCGCTCACCACGCTGCAAACGCTCTCCAAGGCGCTGGGCGTGCCGATCACGGCCTTCTTCCGTGGTTTCGAGGAGCCGCGCAGCGCCACTTTCGTCAAGGCGGGGCAGGGGGTGAATATCGAGCGCCGCGGCACCCGCGCCGGTCATCAATACAGCCTGCTTGGCCATATCGACAACAATACCAGCGGCGTCACCGTCGAGCCCTATCTCATCACGCTCACCACGGATTCGGATGTGTTCCCGACCTTCCAGCATGAAGGCATGGAGTTTCTCTACATGCTGGAAGGCGAGGTGGTCTATCGCCATGGCGAACAGCTTTTCACCATGCAGGCCGGCGATAGCCTGTTTTTCGACGCCGATGCGCCGCACGGGCCGGAAGAGCTGGTAAAACTTCCCGCGCGTTATCTATCGATCATTTCCTATCCGCAACGGCGGATGACCAGTGATTGAGATTTTGCCTTAGAAGAAAAAAATATTCCTGATAGTTGACGGAATGGAATTCCATATGTTAGCCCTTCATGCAGAAACGAATGGAGGTGCCTGTCGATGTGCGGCATTGTTGGACTATTCCTGAAAGACAAAAGCCTTGAACCGCAGCTGGGTCAGCTGCTTTCGGACATGCTCGTCACCATGACCGATCGTGGGCCGGATTCAGCCGGCATCGCGATCTATGGAGGTGCGGCCGATGGCCGCGCGAAAGTGACGATCCAGTCGGCCGATCCCACCACTGATTTTTCCGGCCTTGCCGAAGCGCTGAAGGAAAACGGCGTTGAAGCCTCGGTCACGGTGAAAAGCACCCATGCGGTGCTGGATATTCCGTCGCAGAAGCTTGACGGTATTCGTGCGGTTCTCGCCGCCATCCGGCCGAATGTGCGGGTGATGGGCTCTGGCGACAGTGTGGAAATCTACAAGGAAACCGGCCTGCCGAAGGATGTCGTCACCCGTTTCGACGTCCGTTCCATGGCCGGCAGCCATGGCATCGGCCACACCCGCATGGCGACGGAATCGGCGGTGACGACGCTTGGCGCGCATCCCTTCTCCACCGGTGCCGACCAGTGCCTGGTGCATAATGGTTCGCTTTCCAACCACAATAATCTGCGCCGCGAACTGGTGCGCGAGGGCATGACGTTCGAGACCCAGAACGACTCGGAAGTGGCGGCCGCCTATCTCACGGCGGAAATGGCCAAGGGCAAGGATCTGGGCGAGGCACTGACAAGTGCGCTCGACGATCTCGACGGTTTCTTCACCTTCGTCGTCGGCACCAAATCCGGTTTCGGCGTGGTGCGCGACCCCATCGCCTGCAAGCCGGCAGTCATGGCCGAGACCGATCAATACGTCGCTTTCGGTTCGGAATATCGCGCTCTGGTCAACCTGCCCGACATTGAAAATGCCCGGGTGTGGGAGCCGGAACCGGCGACCGTCTATTTCTGGGACCATGAAAAGGCTGCCTGAGACCCGTCATCGGCGCCTGTTTTGAAAGTCATAATCCATGCCAGTTTTCGATCTCTCCCACACGCCCTTGCGTGAATTGAATAGCGCACTTCACGGTCTTTCCTCCGGTGTCAACGATACCGAATTCGAAGTCGTCAATCCGCGCGGCCACCATGCCGTCGCTGTCGGCATCGACAGCCCCGTTACCGTCGATGTGCACGGTTCGGTCGGTTATTATTGTGCCGGCATGAATGATGGCGGCACTGTTACCGTTCATGGTTCGGCCGGGCCCGGTGTCGCTGAGAACATGATGTCGGGCACCGTCGTCATCGAGGGCGATGCCTCGCAATATGCCGGTGCCACAGGCCGCGGCGGGCTGCTGGTCATCAAGGGTAATGCCGCCTCGCGCTGCGGCATTTCCATGAAGGGCATCGATATCGTCGTGAAGGGAAATATCGGCCATATGTCTGCCTTCATGGGCCAGTCCGGCCATCTCGTCGTTTGTGGCGATGCTGGCGATGCGCTCGGCGATTCCCTTTATGAGGCGAAGCTTTTCGTGCGCGGCTCGGTCAAAAGCCTGGGTGCCGACTGCATCGAAAAAGAGATGCGGCCCGAACATCTCGAAAAGCTCGCAGAACTCCTCGAAAAGGCCGGCGTCTCGGATGTTCGGCCGGAAGAGTTCAAGCGCTACGGCTCTGCCCGCACGCTCTATAATTTCAACATCGACAACGCCGACGCGTATTGAGGCGAGGGATATTCAGATGAGCTATCACAACCCCTTCACCCCGCCGCGTAAATCCGCGACCTTCGACGACCACACGCTGGCGGAAATCCGCCGCGCAGCCGCGACCGGCATCTATGACATTCGCGGCGCAGGCACCAAGCGCAAGGTGCCGCATTTCGACGACCTGCTGTTTCTCGGCGCCTCCATCTCGCGTTATCCGCTCGAAGGTTATCGTGAGAAATGCGATACGACCGTGACGCTCGGCACGCGCTTCGCCAAGAAGCCGATCACGCTGAAAACGCCGATCACCATTGCCGGCATGAGTTTTGGCGCGCTTTCGGGCAACGCCAAGGAAGCGCTCGGCCGTGGTGCGACCATTGCCGGCACCTCCACGACGACGGGCGACGGCGGCATGACGGATGAGGAACGCGGCCACAGCCAGACGCTGGTTTACCAGTATCTGCCCTCGCGTTACGGCATGAACCCGAAGGATCTGCGCCGTGCCGATGCCATCGAGGTCGTGGTCGGCCAGGGCGCGAAGCCGGGCGGCGGCGGCATGCTGCTCGGCCAGAAGATTTCTGATCGCGTCGCCAATATGCGCAACCTGCCAAAGGGCATCGACCAGCGATCCGCCTGCCGCCACCCTGATTGGACTGGTCCTGATGATCTGGAAATCAAGATCCTCGAACTGCGCGAAATCACCGACTGGGAAAAGCCGATCTACATCAAGGTCGGTGGTGCGCGGCCCTATTACGACACAGCCTTGGCGGTGAAGGCAGGTGCCGATGTGGTGGTGCTTGATGGCATGCAGGGCGGCACGGCTGCCACGCAGGATGTCTTCATCGAAAATGTCGGCATGCCCACACTTGCCTGCATTCGCCCCGCCGTTCAGGCGCTTCAGGATCTCGGCATGCACCGCAAGGTGCAACTGATCGTCTCCGGCGGTATCCGTTCGGGTGCCGATGTTGCCAAGGCGCTGGCGCTTGGTGCGGATGCTGTCGCCATCGGCACGGCGGCGCTGGTGGCGCTGGGTGATAACGATCCGCATTGGGAAGAGGAATATCAGAAACTCGGCACCACGGCCGGCGCTTATGATGACTGGCACGAAGGCAAAGACCCCGCCGGCATCACCACGCAGGATCCCGAACTGGCCGCGCGTCTCGATCCCGTCGCCGCCGGTCGCCGCCTTGCCAACTACCTGAAGGTCATGACGCTCGAAGCGCAGACCATCGCGCGCGCCTGCGGCAAGAACCATCTCCATAATCTGGAGCCGGAAGATCTGGTGGCGCTGACCATGGAGGCGGCTGCCATGGCGCAGGTTCCGCTGGCGGGAACGAACTGGTTCCCGGGGAAAGGCAGCTTTTAAGCCACAAAGAACGGACGGGCGCATTTGGGAGGATGTGCCCGTCTTTTTTCAAAGAAGTGTCTGATACCAAAAAAAGGGGAATGACGTGACACTGGACCTCTCCAAATTTGCTGCCGAAAAGGGCATCAAATATTTCATGATCAGCTATACCGATCTCTTCGGCGGCCAGCGCGCCAAGCTGGTGCCGGCGGAAGCGATCGCCGATATGCAGAAAGGCGGCGCGGGTTTTGCCGGTTTCGCCACATGGTTCGATCTGACGCCTGCCCATCCCGATCTTTTCGCCGTGCCGGACGCCTCCTCGGTCATCCAGCTTCCGTGGAAAAAGGACGTCGCCTGGGTGGCAGCCGATTGCGTCATGGAAGACCAGCCGGTGGAGCAGGCACCGCGCGTGATGCTGAAAAAACTCATCGCGGAAGCGGCGGGCGAGGGGCTCAGGGTCAAGACAGGCGTCGAGCCGGAATTTTTCCTGATTTCGCCTGACGGTGCGAAAATCTCCGACGAATACGACACGGCGGAAAAGCCCTGCTACGACCAGCAGGCGGTGATGCGCCGTTATGACGTTATCGCCGAGATTTGCGACTACATGCTGGAGCTGGGTTGGAAGCCCTACCAGAACGACCATGAGGATGCGAATGGCCAGTTCGAGATGAACTGGGAATATGACGATGCGCTCCAGACTGCCGACAAACATTCCTTCTTCAAGTTCATGGTCAAATCCGTCGCCGAAAAGCACGGGCTGCGCGCCACCTTCATGCCGAAGCCGTTCAAGGGGCTGACCGGCAACGGCTGCCATGCGCATATCTCGGTCTGGGATATGGACGGCAAGGTCAACGCCTTCGCCGACAAGGAAATGCCCTTCGGCCTCTCGGCTAAAGGCAAGACCTTTTTGGGTGGCATCATGAAACACGCTTCAGCGCTCGCGGCGGTTACCAATCCGACGGTCAATTCCTACAAGCGCATCAACGCGCCGCGCACCATTTCCGGCGCGACCTGGGCGCCGAACACGGTGACCTGGACCGGCAATAACCGCACCCATATGGTGCGTGTGCCGGGTCCGGGGCGTTTCGAACTGCGCCTGCCGGATGGTGCGGTGAACCCCTATCTGCTGCAGGCCATCATCATCGCCGCCGGTCTCTCCGGCGTTCGCTCCAAGGCCGATCCCGGCCCGCACTACGATATCGACATGTATCGTGAAGGCCATACCGTCACGGATGCACCGAAGTTGCCGCTCAATCTTCTCGATGCGCTGCGCGAATATGAGAAGGATGCGGAGTTGCAGCAGGCGCTCGGCATGGAATTCTCGAAGGCCTATCTCAAGCTCAAGCAGGGGGAGTGGAACAGCTATTGCGCACAGTTCACCGCCTGGGAGCACCAGACCACGCTCGACGTCTGAGCCCGGTTTTCCCCGCCGCCCTTGCGGCTTTTCCCGCGCGCGTCAAACCGCGCGGGTTTTTCCCATATCGATGACAGAGAGGCGCCAGATGACGAATTTCGTCCTCACCGTAACATGCAAATCCACCCGTGGCATCGTCGCGGCCCTTTCAGGCCTTCTGGCGGAGAAGGGCTGTAACATCGTCGACAGTTCGCAGTTCGATGATCTCGGCACCGGTCGCTTTTTCATGCGGGTGGGTTTCATCTCCGAGGAAGGCGCGACGCGGGAGGCGCTGATGGCGGGGCTCGCGCCGATTTCAAAGACATTCGGCATGGAGGTGGCGCTGCATGATCAGGCTGAGCGGATGAAGGTTCTGCTGATGGTGTCGCGTTTCGGTCATTGCCTTAATGACCTGCTTTACCGCTGGCGTATCGGGGCCTTGCCGATCGATATTGTCGGCGTCGTCTCCAACCACTTCGATTACCAGAAGGTCGTCGTCAATCACGATATTCCCTTTCACCACATTCCGGTGACGAAGGAGAACAAGCCGCAGGCCGAAGCCCGGATCATGGAGATCGCTGAAAGCACCGGCACGGAGCTTGTCGTTCTGGCGCGCTACATGCAGGTGCTTTCCGACAGGATGTGCGAGGCGATGTCTGGCAAGATCATCAATATCCACCACTCCTTCCTGCCGTCCTTCAAGGGCGCCAACCCCTACAAACAGGCCTATCAGCGCGGCGTGAAGCTGATTGGTGCGACGGCGCATTATGTCACGGCCGATCTGGATGAAGGGCCGATCATCGAGCAGGATATCGTTCGCATCACCCATGCCCAGTCGGCCGAGGATTATGTCTCGCTTGGCCGTGACGTGGAGGCGCAGGTGCTGGCGCGTGCCATCCACGCCCATATTCATCGGCGCGTCTTTTTGAACGGCAGCCGAACGGTGGTGTTTCCACCCAGTCCCGGTTCCTATGCATCGGAAAGGATGGGATGAGGTGTTTCGGTCTGGTCAGACCGCCCGCCGCGCCTTGGCTGTTGCCATGAAGATGATGCGCGGCTAAATAAGTTGGTACGCCATAATATAAAGAGCCAGAACCTGCTTCGGCGTGCGGCGAGCGCAGGCGGGATGTGCCAAACGAGGTGATACCATGACCGGTGCTTTGCAGGGAACTGCCATTCGCGTTGAGCGTCCGACGAAGACGCTGAGGGAACTCGCGCTCGACAAGGTGCGGGATGCGATCGTGAATGGTTATTTCCGCCCGGGCGACCGTCTGGTTGAGCGCGAACTTTGCGCCCAACTCGGTGTTTCCCGCACCATCGTGCGAGAAGTCCTGCGGCATCTGGAATCCGAAGGGCTGGTGGCGAACCTGCCGAATAAAGGCCCGATGGTTGCGCTGCTCGATCTCGACGAGGCCAAGCAGATTTATGAAATCCGTGGTGCGCTGGAAGGAATGGCGGCGCGTCTTTGCGCCGAACGCCGCGATCCTGCCATTGTCGAGGCCCTGGAGGTTTCGCTCAGGCGCATCCGCGAAAGTTATGTCGCCAAGGATATGCCGGGCGTGCTCACGCATACCTCGTCCTTCTACCAGACGCTGTTCAGCAAGATCGACCGGCATGTCGCCTGGGGCGTCGTCAATTTGCTGACGGTGCGGATCAACCATCTGCGCTCCATGACGATCAAGACGAAAAGCCGCGATACCGACGGTCCGGCGCAGATGGAGAAGATCGTCGATGCCATCCGCAAGGGGGACGGTGACGCCGCTTACAAAGCCGCGCTCGATCATGTGACCAGCGCCTGTGCCATTGCCGAAGCCGTCCTGACGGCGCAAAAAACCGCCGACTGACGGATTTTTCGGCTGAAATCGATCCATTCTTGTGGCTCCCCTGCCGGGAGCCGCATAGGTGTTCTTATTTACTTTATCGTTGTTTTTCAATAATTTAGAAAAATAATTAGCCGCTTCTTGACAGGGTAAACCGTTTGGTGTGATGGTATGCCATAATCAATAATATAAAGAGCGGAGCTTAATATGAACTGGAATCCGATTTCCCGGAAACGCATAGCCGTGCGCGCCAAAACCCTCCTGGCCGGTGCCGCAGTCACTCTTTTCGCCGGTGCCGCCGTCGCGCAGGATTGCACGCCGAAAATATCCGACGACCATCTCATCAAGCCCGGTCATCTCGTCATGGCCACCAGCCCGACCCTGCCGCCAATGGCCTATGCCGATCAGCAGGGTGTCCTGAAAGGTCTTCGTATTGAACTCGGTTATGAGATTGCCAAACGTCTGTGCCTGAAGCCGGAATATATCAGCACCGAATATGCCACCATGGTGCCGGGTCTGCAGGGCGGGCGTTGGGACATGATCAATGCCGGCCTGTTCGTGACGGCGGAGCGGCGCAAGATCCTGTTCATGATCCCCTATGAAAATCTCGCCATCAGCATTTCCACAGCCGTCGGGGCTTCCGATCCCATCACCAAGATCGACGATCTCGCCGGAAAGGCCGTCAGCACCGACATCGGCGGTTACGCCGAGCGCAAGATCAAGGAACTGAACGAGGACTTCAAGAAGCGCGGTCTCGCGCCGATGACCATCAACCTGTTCGACAATTATGCGACCGTCTATCAGGCGCTGCGCGCTGGCCAGGTGCAGGCGGCCGTTTCCATCGACCCCGTTGCCAAGCAATATCAGGATCGCGGTGAATTCACCCATGCGCTTTCTGGCATGTATCCCACGCCCGGTTCGCTCTCCTTCGGCAGCAAGGACGTGGCCGACGCCGTCTCCGCCGCCCTGAAGGAGATGAGGGCCGATGGTTCTCTCGAAAAGCTGATGGGCGGCTACGGTGTCAGCATGGCGCCCGGCGACCTCGCCGTTCTCGGCCCGGAAGGCTGAATTCCACCCATCTTGAACTGTCATCGTGGCGGGGAAAGCTCCCGCCGCGACCGTTCCCGCATGAATTGGAGAAAGACGTGAAGGGTTGGAACTGGGAAGGTTTCTTCGAATATCTGACGAATTATTATCTGTTCGAGGGCGCGCTGGTGACGCTCGGTCTCACGGTGTTTGCCATGACGGCGGGTCTTGCGCTGGGTTTCGTCATTGCGGTCATGCGCATGTCTAAATACCGGTTCTTGTCCGGTCCGGCCTATTTCTACACCTGGATCTTTCGCGGCACTCCGCTTCTGGTGCAGCTCATCATCATCTATACCGGCCTGCCGCAAATGGGCATCAAGCTGACGGTGCTGCAATCCACCCTTATCGGCCTGTCGCTCTGCGAAGCGGCCTATCTTTCTGAAATCGTCCGGGCGGGCATCGCCGCCGTGCCGAAGGGCCAGATCAATGCGGCGCGGGCCATCGGCATGACCGAGGCGCAGGTGATGCGCTACATCGTTGCCCCGCAGGCCTTCCGCATCATCATCCCGCCGCTTGGCAACTCCGTGAACGGCGTTTTGAAGACGACATCGATCGCCTCGATCATTTCCATGGAGGAGCTTCTGCGCCGCACGCAGGTGCTCATTCAGGAAAAGTTCCTCGTGCTGGAGCTGTTCACCGTCGCGGCGCTTTATTATCTGGCCATGACGACCGCCTGGGAACTCATTCAGCGCCGTATCGAGAAGCGCTTCGGCAAGGCCTATGGTCCCATGTCGACTGACATACATTAAGGAGCGGTCCGATGTCGCAAACAACCAGCATGATCGAACTGCAATCCGTCAATAAATGGTACGGGCCGCATTTCCAGGTTCTGACCAATTGCAGCCTCAATGTCGCCAAGGGCGAAGTCGTCGTGATCTGCGGGCCCTCCGGCTCGGGCAAGTCGACGCTGATCAAATGCGTCAATGCACTCGAGACGATCGGCAACGGCGTCATTACCGTCAATGGCGTGGAAGTGACCAACCCAAAGACCGATATGCCGAAACTGCGCTCCAGAGTGGGCATGGTATTTCAGCATTTCGAACTCTTCCCGCATATGACGATCCTCGAAAATCTCTGCATCGGGCAGGAGAAGGTTCTGGGCCGTACACCGGCGGAAGCGCTGGCCAAGGCCAATGCGCTGCTGGAGAGGGTGGGACTGACGGCGCATGCCAGAAAATATCCCGGCCAATTGTCGGGTGGGCAGCAGCAGCGCGTCGCCATTGCCCGCGCGCTGGCCATGGACCCGGTTGCGATGCTGTTCGACGAGCCGACATCGGCGCTCGATCCGGAAATGATCAACGAGGTCCTCGACGTCATGGTCTCGCTCGCCCAGGAGGGCATGACGATGATGGTGGTGACGCATGAGATGGGGTTTGCCCGCAAGGTGGCGGACCGCATCGTCTTCATGGATGGCGGCAAGATCGTCGAGATCGGTGAGGGCGACAGTTTCTTCACCGATCCGAAGACGGAAAGAGCCCGCTCGTTCCTGTCGAAAATCCTGGCCCACTAGGCCCATGCATGCCGGAGCAGGGTCGTAAATCTGCTTCGGCCATTCCGAACAACGCAGAATGATAGTGGCGGAGAACCGCAATGATAAACCGTGTCCTGATGCCCCGCGAAATGCTTATCGGCGGCGGCAGCCGATTTCGATTACCCGCCGTGGTAAAATCGCTTGGCGTCCATCGCCCCCTGCTGGTCTGCGATCCCGTATTGCAGAAGCTCGGCCATGCCGATGCGCTTTTGCAGGCGCTGGCCGAGGAAGGCATCGAGGCCGCCGTGTTCTCGGACGTCGTGGAAGACCCGACGGATATATCCATCGCCACCCTGGTGAAACGCATTTCCGATGGCGGCCATGACAGTCTCGTCGCACTTGGTGGCGGCAGCGCCATGGATACGGCCAAGGCGGGCGCCATCGTTGCAACGAGCGGGGAGGATTTGCGCGCCCTGAAAGTGCCGCGGATCGTGGATTTCGCCGTCATGCCGGTGATTGCCATTCCGACGACGGCCGGTACCGGTTCGGAAGTGACCCGCGCCGCCGTCGTCACCGACACGGCTGCCAGCGAAAAAATGCTGATCCTCGGCACCGCCGCTTTGCCGGTCGCGGCCATCATCGATTATGAGCTGACGCTGACATGTCCTTACCGTGTCACGGTCGATACCGGCATCGATGCGCTGACCCATGCGCTGGAAGCGCTGGTCAACCGCAATGGTAACGCCCATTCCGAGGCGCTGGCGCTTTCCGCCCTGAAGCTGATCGGCGCCAATCTTGAAAAAGTGGCTGATAACCCTGATGACCGGGATGCGCGTGAAGCGATGATGCTGGGCGCGACCCATGCCGGGCTTGCCGTCTCCAATACATCGACCGCACTGATCCATGGCCTCAGCCGTCCAGTCGGCGCGTTTTTCCATGTACCGCATGGCATGTCGAATGCGATGGTGCTGCCGCTGGTCACGCAGTTTTCGCTGAATTCCGCTCTTCCGCATTATGCTGCGGCCGCGCGGGCGCTCGGCTCCGCCGCCGCGACAGATAGCGATCAGGTCTCCGGTGCGAAGCTGGTGGAGGCTTTCCTCGGCCTGAACAGGCGGTTGAAGGTGCCGACCCCACAAGAGTTCGGTATCGACAGGAGCCGCTATCTCGATCTTGTGCCGGAAATGGTGCGGCAGGGCCTTGCTTCGGGTACGCCGGCAAATAACCCCCGAGTGCCCACAGTTGCCGAAATGACGAGGCTATATGAACTCGCCTATGACGGAAGCATCGCGGAATTTTAAGTCATAAATATCTGTTAATGTTAATGATTTTCCACTTTCTGACGAAAAATCATGCGGTACTTGACAGTCATATATTATGGCATACCATAAGACATCATATTTACGGAGAAAACGCCCATGTCCATCCAGATCCGCAAGACCCTGCTGCAGGTCGAAACGACGTTGATTGAGGGAGGCAGGGCCGCCGCAACGCCTCTGAAGCTGTTCAGCGCGATTGCGGTGGTGAAAAATCCCTGGGCGGGAAAAGGCTTCGTGGAAAACCTCAAGCCGGAAATCCATGCCGGTGCGCCTGTGCTCGGGGAGCTGCTGACGAAGATGATCCTTGATGCCGTTGGCTCTGGCGAGGCCGTGGAGGCCTATGGCAAGGCGGCGGTTGTCGGGCTGGATGGCGAAATCGAACATGCCTCCGCGCTCATTCACACGCTGCGCTTCGGCAATCATTATCGTCAGGCGGTGGGCGCCAAGTCTTACCTCGCCTTCTGCAATACCCGTGGTCCGGGCAATGCGCCGATCATGATCCCGCTGATGGACAAGAACGATGAAGGCCGCCGCTCGCATTATCTGACCATACAGACTTCCATTCCCGATGCCCCGGCTGCGGACGAGATCGTGGTCGCGCTCGGTGCTTCCGTCGGCGGCCGGCCCCATCACCGTATTGGCGACCGTTACCAGGATCTGCAGGATCTCGGTCAGGACGTCGCCAATCCGGCCGGCGTTTGAGGGTGACGTCAATGCAGGAGGCCGCCACCACGTCACGGGTCAATGTTGCAAAGGCAGGTGCTGCCGCGCTCCCTCGCAAGATGACCGAGGGTGGGGCGGCTTATTTCGAAGCCGGTGCCGGAGAAGAGCTGATCCTCATCCACGGCGTCGGCATGCGGCTTGAAGCCTGGGAGCCGCAGATCGACGTCTTTTCCCGCACGCACCGTGTCATCGCGGTCGATATGCCGGGTCATGGCGGCAGCGAACGGTTGCCTGCGGGCAGTACGCTTACGGATTTTGTCGGCTGGTTCGGCCGTTTTCTGGACGATATGCGGATCAACCGCGCCAATGTCGCCGGCCATTCCATGGGGGCGCTGATTTCCGGCGGTGCCGCTGCGACCTTCAGCGATCGTGTCGCGCGCGTTGGTTACCTGAACGGTGTCTATCGCCGTGATCCCGCGGCGAAGGCGGCGGTGCTTGCACGGGCTGCGGCCATCCGCACCGAAGGCGTGGACAAGCAAGGACCGCTGCTGCGCTGGTTCGGTGATGACGCCAAGAGCCAGCATGCGCGGGAACTGACACGCGGCTGGCTGGAAATGGTCGATCCGGAAGGTTACGCGGTTGCCTACACCGCCTTTGCGGGCGGAGATGAGATTTATGCGGACCGTTGGCCGTCTGTCACCTGCCCGGCGCTGTTTCTGACCGGTTCTGACGATCCGAATTCGACGCCGCTGATGGCCGAGCAGATGGCGGGGATCACGCCGCGCGGTTACGCTCGTATCGTCGAGGCGCACCGGCATATGGTCAATCTGACCGCACCTGAAACTGTCAATGCATTGATGGCCGAATGGCTGGCTATTGAGGAGGAGCCGCAATGACTGTTGCAACGCTTGACCCGCGCGCGCTACGCGACGCCTTCGGCGCTTTCGTAACGGGAGTAACGATCGTGACCACGCGGGATGATGCGGGAAAGCCCGTGGGCTTCACCGCAAATTCCTTCACTTCGGTATCGCTCGATCCGCCGCTGCTGTTGATCTGCCTCGCGCGTACCTCGCGCAATTTCGCGACAATGACCGGCGCGAAAAACTTCGCCGTCAACATTTTGTCGGAAAGCCAGAAAGACCTGTCCAATACCTTCGCGCGCCCGGTGGAGGATCGTTTTGCCGCCGCCGAATGGTCGGATGCGCCGCAGGGTTCGCCCGTCTTTGCTGAAGTCGCAGCCTGGTTCGAATGCACCATGCAGGAGGTTATCGAGG
This is a stretch of genomic DNA from Agrobacterium fabrum str. C58. It encodes these proteins:
- a CDS encoding GntR family transcriptional regulator, producing MTGALQGTAIRVERPTKTLRELALDKVRDAIVNGYFRPGDRLVERELCAQLGVSRTIVREVLRHLESEGLVANLPNKGPMVALLDLDEAKQIYEIRGALEGMAARLCAERRDPAIVEALEVSLRRIRESYVAKDMPGVLTHTSSFYQTLFSKIDRHVAWGVVNLLTVRINHLRSMTIKTKSRDTDGPAQMEKIVDAIRKGDGDAAYKAALDHVTSACAIAEAVLTAQKTAD
- a CDS encoding ABC transporter substrate-binding protein, whose amino-acid sequence is MNWNPISRKRIAVRAKTLLAGAAVTLFAGAAVAQDCTPKISDDHLIKPGHLVMATSPTLPPMAYADQQGVLKGLRIELGYEIAKRLCLKPEYISTEYATMVPGLQGGRWDMINAGLFVTAERRKILFMIPYENLAISISTAVGASDPITKIDDLAGKAVSTDIGGYAERKIKELNEDFKKRGLAPMTINLFDNYATVYQALRAGQVQAAVSIDPVAKQYQDRGEFTHALSGMYPTPGSLSFGSKDVADAVSAALKEMRADGSLEKLMGGYGVSMAPGDLAVLGPEG
- a CDS encoding amino acid ABC transporter permease — protein: MKGWNWEGFFEYLTNYYLFEGALVTLGLTVFAMTAGLALGFVIAVMRMSKYRFLSGPAYFYTWIFRGTPLLVQLIIIYTGLPQMGIKLTVLQSTLIGLSLCEAAYLSEIVRAGIAAVPKGQINAARAIGMTEAQVMRYIVAPQAFRIIIPPLGNSVNGVLKTTSIASIISMEELLRRTQVLIQEKFLVLELFTVAALYYLAMTTAWELIQRRIEKRFGKAYGPMSTDIH
- a CDS encoding amino acid ABC transporter ATP-binding protein, whose translation is MIELQSVNKWYGPHFQVLTNCSLNVAKGEVVVICGPSGSGKSTLIKCVNALETIGNGVITVNGVEVTNPKTDMPKLRSRVGMVFQHFELFPHMTILENLCIGQEKVLGRTPAEALAKANALLERVGLTAHARKYPGQLSGGQQQRVAIARALAMDPVAMLFDEPTSALDPEMINEVLDVMVSLAQEGMTMMVVTHEMGFARKVADRIVFMDGGKIVEIGEGDSFFTDPKTERARSFLSKILAH
- a CDS encoding iron-containing alcohol dehydrogenase, with protein sequence MINRVLMPREMLIGGGSRFRLPAVVKSLGVHRPLLVCDPVLQKLGHADALLQALAEEGIEAAVFSDVVEDPTDISIATLVKRISDGGHDSLVALGGGSAMDTAKAGAIVATSGEDLRALKVPRIVDFAVMPVIAIPTTAGTGSEVTRAAVVTDTAASEKMLILGTAALPVAAIIDYELTLTCPYRVTVDTGIDALTHALEALVNRNGNAHSEALALSALKLIGANLEKVADNPDDRDAREAMMLGATHAGLAVSNTSTALIHGLSRPVGAFFHVPHGMSNAMVLPLVTQFSLNSALPHYAAAARALGSAAATDSDQVSGAKLVEAFLGLNRRLKVPTPQEFGIDRSRYLDLVPEMVRQGLASGTPANNPRVPTVAEMTRLYELAYDGSIAEF
- a CDS encoding amino acid synthesis family protein → MSIQIRKTLLQVETTLIEGGRAAATPLKLFSAIAVVKNPWAGKGFVENLKPEIHAGAPVLGELLTKMILDAVGSGEAVEAYGKAAVVGLDGEIEHASALIHTLRFGNHYRQAVGAKSYLAFCNTRGPGNAPIMIPLMDKNDEGRRSHYLTIQTSIPDAPAADEIVVALGASVGGRPHHRIGDRYQDLQDLGQDVANPAGV
- a CDS encoding alpha/beta fold hydrolase produces the protein MQEAATTSRVNVAKAGAAALPRKMTEGGAAYFEAGAGEELILIHGVGMRLEAWEPQIDVFSRTHRVIAVDMPGHGGSERLPAGSTLTDFVGWFGRFLDDMRINRANVAGHSMGALISGGAAATFSDRVARVGYLNGVYRRDPAAKAAVLARAAAIRTEGVDKQGPLLRWFGDDAKSQHARELTRGWLEMVDPEGYAVAYTAFAGGDEIYADRWPSVTCPALFLTGSDDPNSTPLMAEQMAGITPRGYARIVEAHRHMVNLTAPETVNALMAEWLAIEEEPQ